The region taaaatatttagaaattattCCCCGTGCACAGCGAAGATTTATGCAACATTGGCATCGCAAATCGCTGGAATCCTTGCTGCGAATCAAATGGGCTTTTCATTCCATCCGCCGCCGCTGATGCCGATTAAATAATTTCCAGTCAGGCAACGACTGGGCCACGATTGTTCAAATTTGGCCAGCAATGCGGAGTAATGCCAAGTGCCAAGTGGCAGCAACGTGACTGCCACACAATCCTGGGCACCGGCACCCAGCGCCCAGCACACAGAGTGAACCCCCAAGAGCCAGAAAAGCCAGGCCAGAAAGCAATacccaaaataaaaccaaatcgCAGCGAGGAACCCACGTAGCTCCGGCGACAGGTGGTCAGATGGTCTGGCTCTCCAGCCAGCCGAATTCCCGGTCGTTGATGCAACAATTAGCCTAAGCACTTGGCCACAGAAAAACAAGCCCGGCCAGTTGCCGGCCAATTTGCAAACGGTCTCGCCGAAGCACATGAAAAACCACCAGGAATCAATCGCCAAGCTGTTGAAAATGGGAAATTGAGCAAGGCAAAGGCAGAGCTTCCCCccaaaaatggaaagaaaaccGAATGCCATGAGTGGGCAGCCTGACCAGCAAAAACTATGTACAATGCGTTATGATTTTCCATCTGCGCAAGTGCCGGAAAGATTTCCACGCCGCGATTAGCAGGCTTTGGCTGGCACAGCAGAAGGGGTCACAGGCTGCAGACCGTGCTTGCATTTTCCACCAGCTTGCAAAAGTTTTCCCGCAATTGGGCTTGGCTTCTAATCTGGCGAATGAAATGCACTCGAAATTCCAAAGAGTTCACCACAATTCCAGGAAAATCAGGAAATTTATTATGCAAGTTAAcgaaaaaatttgtatatatctTATGTCACTATTTTACCTATGTAAAGTTACCAAAATctctaacatttttttcgaaattatgaaattttcGTAGACCTTATGTTGTTACAAAAATCCCACGAATAACACCAATATGGATCACAAATACATGCCTCGCTTTAATTCGCTAACTAGATGTAACaagtttcatttttaaattcgtTTAGGTgaattttatgcatttttgcAAGCGATTTTTTATACGAATTATTTTGAAAGAATTACCAAacttaattttacttaatgTAGCAGAAAAATGGCACAAGCTGAATAAATCCGCAAGCCACTCGGCAAAACCCACTTTTACTAATGGCTGAGGTGTCACAGACAATTAGCCCAAGCTCCCAGGTGCTCCGGCGCCCAAGGTGTCTCCAACTAGCCGAGCATCAGTGGCCATTAGGGCAAATGAGGCCTGAAACTAAGACCCCCAAGAGAAGGCTGCCGACCTTATTAAGTTATTAAGTCTAAGCGTATCCATTAATGTTTCCTCTCTCTTGGTTTCGTTGTTTCCCTAAATAGAGACATTTGAACAGCCTGCCCTGGGCTTTGCTGGCGATTCTTCTGCTGGCTGCTCTGAAGCTCCATGTGGCCAGTGCCGAGTCGAGTGGGGAGCAGAAGGAGGCGGAGGTGGACAGTTCCAGCACGGAGAGCAACGAGATCATTCCCCGGGAGGCCATTCAGAAGCTGGACTACTCCGTGCGGCAGGCCTTACTGCGGGCCATCGATAAactggagcaggaggaggcggcTGCCACGGAAAGTGGCGAGGAGAATGCTAGCAGCAGTGGATCCCGGTCCCTTCTCCTCCAAACAGAGACCTCCACCATGCCCTCACACCGCGAGAAGGATGAGATTCTGGAGGAGAGCACCCGGGGAAACGAGCCGGAACCTGTGGTGCCCACTGTCCAGTTCTACACGGCCACCTTCGACGAGAAGAACGCCCAGGAGCAGCTGCTATCCTCCTTCATTGACCGTTCCAAGCTGTGGAAGAAGACCACGCTACGGAAACAGAACTCACCCACCGCCACTGCAGTCTCCCTGCCACTCGAACCGAAATCAGCGACGGCCGAGGGTCCGGAGAATCGCCAGCTCACCCGGAGCGTGGATTCCTCCAGTTCCGGATCCGTGAGCAGCAACGAGATCTCCCACGACAGCGGAAGCCATGAGATTAAGTTTGAGATCAGCAATGTGCGAAGGGCCACCACACCCACAACCACCACATCCTCGACCACCACCACAACCACCACCACAACCACCACGCCAAGACCCCGCACCACCAGACGTcgcaccaccaccacgacGACGACAACCACAACGACCACACCCAGACCCACCCACAACGAGGATGGGGAGAACATAGAGCTGGTGGACAAGCAGGACATTCGCATCCAGGAAGCTCCACTGGTGACCGCCTTCACTGTGGATCTGGACGAGCGGGGCACTGCCCAAAAGTTCCGCCCCCTGCTGGCGGGCAACCAGCGTAGCAGCAATTTCGTAGCACCaccgcaacagcaacagctgcCCCACATCGGACCCACCATCACCAAGCTGAATGTCTTGGAATCGGAGCCACCGGCCACTGCGCTGCCCACACAGTTTCcgcccaccagcagcagcagcaccaccacccagGTCAGCACGAGCACCAGTACCACTGCCGGCGGCGGTTTCTCCACCACTCCCGCCTTCCTGGCCAGCTCCACCAGCAACTATGTGAAGGTATGCTAGTATAACATTAAAACACATCTGCAATTTGGTCGATTTTCAAATacctttttgtttaatattcaAGAATTATCTTACTAATACCTTAGAATAGTTATAATGCCCTGAAAAACGGTTTCTCTTGATCTCAAAAGTGAGCCATGATTCAATCAATGTAGATTTCTCAATTTCAAGATTAGATGATTTTGAGACTATTTTGttcttgaaaaactaattCGAGACTATGATTATATCTATTTGAGGTACGAGTATACTTTAGTCcttatttcaaaatctaaaatactTGTTTGTCTATTTTAAAACTACTTCATCTATATCAGCAGGAACCCCTGAACAATCTGGCTGAGCCGCCCAGCGTGAACAACTACCTGATCGAGCGGCAGCGAGCTCTGGAGCAGCAGATCTACCAGCTGAAGGTTcaggcgcagcagcaacaggctCTGATCCTGCGCCAGCTGAAGCTGCTGGAGGAGCAGACCCAGAGCCGTTTCCAGGGCACCCCCATTGCACAACCTAGCACATtgcagccacagcagcaacagcagcagcagcagcagcagcaccacgtACAACAGCAACTGCCGCAagtccagcagcaacatggtTCGCTGGAGGCCATTCAGACGGGCCTGCAACCGCCCTCTCTGGGCGGCGGTTACTCCATAAGACCTTCGGTGGAATTTATACCCAGCACACATACCAAGACTGTTATTTATCCCACATATCCAATTGAGCAGCAATTGCCGCTGCGCGATGCCGTTGCGGGTCATAAATTCGCCCTGCACAATGGCAACATAAACGCGAATAACTACCAGAAGCCGCCGGCGAATGCAGTGCAGCAGATTTACCAAAACTTGCAGCAATCTCTGCAGAAATCGAACGAGAGCCCCCAGGTGCAGCCCTCCAATCAGTTCAACTTTGCACCGGCCGAGGCGTCGCCACTTCAGGCCTTGCCCCACAACAATTACAAGCCAtttcaacagcagcagcagcagcaacacgtacagcagcaacagttgctgGTGCCCAACTACGTCAGCAATGCGGTgttccagcagcaacagaggGCTCGGCAGTTCCGCCAGGAGACGGGAGTGGGCAACTTTGGCCTGAATGCCAACGTGGAGATCCAGCCCAGCAACTCCTTTGCCACCACAATTGTTAGCCAACAGCCTGGCCTAAATACCAATCCCAGCCTGGAGAATCAGAACTTCTACAGGCAGCATTTGACGCCCCAGTTGAGCAACCAGCTGCAGCAGAACGCCCAGCAAtatctgcagcagcaacagcagcagcagcagcaaccaaaAGCCAGCGGCGACATTAGTCCAGGTAATGCACACTTTAAGAGCAGAC is a window of Drosophila biarmipes strain raj3 chromosome 3R, RU_DBia_V1.1, whole genome shotgun sequence DNA encoding:
- the LOC108032210 gene encoding ras-interacting protein RIP3 isoform X1, yielding MLVRHLNSLPWALLAILLLAALKLHVASAESSGEQKEAEVDSSSTESNEIIPREAIQKLDYSVRQALLRAIDKLEQEEAAATESGEENASSSGSRSLLLQTETSTMPSHREKDEILEESTRGNEPEPVVPTVQFYTATFDEKNAQEQLLSSFIDRSKLWKKTTLRKQNSPTATAVSLPLEPKSATAEGPENRQLTRSVDSSSSGSVSSNEISHDSGSHEIKFEISNVRRATTPTTTTSSTTTTTTTTTTTPRPRTTRRRTTTTTTTTTTTTPRPTHNEDGENIELVDKQDIRIQEAPLVTAFTVDLDERGTAQKFRPLLAGNQRSSNFVAPPQQQQLPHIGPTITKLNVLESEPPATALPTQFPPTSSSSTTTQVSTSTSTTAGGGFSTTPAFLASSTSNYVKQEPLNNLAEPPSVNNYLIERQRALEQQIYQLKVQAQQQQALILRQLKLLEEQTQSRFQGTPIAQPSTLQPQQQQQQQQQQHHVQQQLPQVQQQHGSLEAIQTGLQPPSLGGGYSIRPSVEFIPSTHTKTVIYPTYPIEQQLPLRDAVAGHKFALHNGNINANNYQKPPANAVQQIYQNLQQSLQKSNESPQVQPSNQFNFAPAEASPLQALPHNNYKPFQQQQQQQHVQQQQLLVPNYVSNAVFQQQQRARQFRQETGVGNFGLNANVEIQPSNSFATTIVSQQPGLNTNPSLENQNFYRQHLTPQLSNQLQQNAQQYLQQQQQQQQQPKASGDISPALNHGIPQFASQNLHFNGAF
- the LOC108032210 gene encoding ras-interacting protein RIP3 isoform X2, with protein sequence MLVRHLNSLPWALLAILLLAALKLHVASAESSGEQKEAEVDSSSTESNEIIPREAIQKLDYSVRQALLRAIDKLEQEEAAATESGEENASSSGSRSLLLQTETSTMPSHREKDEILEESTRGNEPEPVVPTVQFYTATFDEKNAQEQLLSSFIDRSKLWKKTTLRKQNSPTATAVSLPLEPKSATAEGPENRQLTRSVDSSSSGSVSSNEISHDSGSHEIKFEISNVRRATTPTTTTSSTTTTTTTTTTTPRPRTTRRRTTTTTTTTTTTTPRPTHNEDGENIELVDKQDIRIQEAPLVTAFTVDLDERGTAQKFRPLLAGNQRSSNFVAPPQQQQLPHIGPTITKLNVLESEPPATALPTQFPPTSSSSTTTQVSTSTSTTAGGGFSTTPAFLASSTSNYVKEPLNNLAEPPSVNNYLIERQRALEQQIYQLKVQAQQQQALILRQLKLLEEQTQSRFQGTPIAQPSTLQPQQQQQQQQQQHHVQQQLPQVQQQHGSLEAIQTGLQPPSLGGGYSIRPSVEFIPSTHTKTVIYPTYPIEQQLPLRDAVAGHKFALHNGNINANNYQKPPANAVQQIYQNLQQSLQKSNESPQVQPSNQFNFAPAEASPLQALPHNNYKPFQQQQQQQHVQQQQLLVPNYVSNAVFQQQQRARQFRQETGVGNFGLNANVEIQPSNSFATTIVSQQPGLNTNPSLENQNFYRQHLTPQLSNQLQQNAQQYLQQQQQQQQQPKASGDISPALNHGIPQFASQNLHFNGAF